In Carassius gibelio isolate Cgi1373 ecotype wild population from Czech Republic chromosome A10, carGib1.2-hapl.c, whole genome shotgun sequence, the DNA window AAACAGACTGAAGACATGATAATGCTATAATGACTCTGAAGTCAGCTGACTTGTTACATAAATATCTGAATCCGTCCCGCACTCGCACAAACGGCTAAAATACACAGAAACAGATGGCGCACAACAAAATACAGCACAGTATTCCTCCACATAATAAATAGATTTATCCACAACCTGTTCAtcgaaataaaaaaatacaattccatTGAGCGAATAAGTACACATTGCACAAAAGAAAGCATCTTGAAGGAGGGAtccaccaaaaaaaacaaacaaacaaaaaacacacatacacacatttgttAAATACAGCATTTCTGTTGAGAGCTTTGGGTCAGATGAACTGAAAGCACATGTTTATACACTGTCGATGAATGAGAGGTGCCACTGTGACCCTCATGTGAACAAATACACCCTCTTGACTCGAAATGTGCGTTTGAAAGCGTAGAGGACAGAGCTCTTCAGTGCACTTTAAATATGGCATGAATTTGCTGTAAATATAATCACAATTCAGAACTACTTTACATTTTTCCCCACTAGGAAGACATATAATCACTATGAATATGTATAGAAGATATATTTCAACAAGCTAAGCACATCGGTCGTGCTACAGGAAGCGCGGGGGGTCATTTGCATGAACACTCAGAAAAATAAGACCTacgattttaaaatgcagttaagCACAGCGACCATTACTGCTGCATGTGACACTCTGAAACTAAACATAGGCAATAGAAACAGGTAAAAGATACATTCATAATGagtttaacaacaaaaaaaagatatcTCTGGTCAAGCTCGTTTTACAGATATGTTTTCTTATTTGCACTGAGTTACAGaataaagagatagttcaccaaaaaatgatcaaaaaaattatttactcactctcatgtcattccaaatatgATGttccttcttctgtggaacaaacaagaacatattttgaagaatgtttcaactggttttgtccatataatggaagtcaatggggtccaaaacaacctATTTAGACCCCATCGAGTTCCACTGTacggagaatttttttttctccataaatatcttcttttgtgtacgGGCATGAGGGTAAGTTGAAAATGAAACTGAAGTCTCAATGAGATATATAGTTTGACATTTGTAAAATTTTTAAAAGCTGAAAGATTTGCGCTCTAATGTGTAATATACTAAATTTGGCCACTGAAGTGTAAAATGTTTCACACAGGTGTATATGCAGGTTAATACGCAAATGATACCAAAAATATACCAACATACTGTGTTGATTTCCTCTTGATTTCCCATCTACATTGGGCTAAAAGTAACGGCCAGATCTGATTTTGGACAAACACTTCCAACACCACACTTTGAAACAAACCATACATAATTGTATAGATACACaataatattttctttgtattttacaTACACTTTCTCATACATCATCTCTCTGTAAATTCATTTCTGGAGGGGATATGGGCATTTTTGATGCTGGTATTAGTCCTGGTTGGGATCGGAGGGGGGATCATGGGAAACGCAGAAGTGGGAAGTGACGTCCAGTTGCCGTTTATGCCAAAGCCTGAGCTGGGGATGCTGCTCTGAGGTTGTGGGAACGGAAGGGATGAGGGTATAAGCGGCGGGCCGGACCCACCTGCCTTTCTAGAAAAGTCTGAATCATCATCGAATGTGACCCATTCTTGGATCTGTTTGGCTGGGGCCACTGTTGGAGCAGGAACTAAGGATTGCTGTCTGGAGAATGATGGTGGAAGAGTTGAACTGTGAACCACAGCAGACATGGCCCTGCTGAGGCCCGGGCTGGCCTCCTGGGACTGCTGCTGGGTGTAGAAATCGGGCGTGAGCGCTCGGCGTGGGGAGGACAATAGGTTGCCGGTGAAAAAGTTGGTGCTGCTGGGTCTGGGTTGGGCTTCAGCGAGGAACGGACTGGGGGATGAACAGAGGGTCTCCTGGGATTTGCTGCGCGAGGGTACGGGTGGAAGCAGAAGACATGGAGTGCTGCTAGTGTCCGATGCTGAGAAAAGGGAGAGGGAGCTGGGAAATgtggaggaagaagaaggggaGAGGGTGCATGAGGAAGAAGAGCGAGGGAGGGAAGCGGAAAACAAGGTGTTTTGGAAGAGGGACTGGGTGTTAAGCGTGTGGAAGGGGTCTTGTTTCCATTGTGCTTCTCTTTTGACTCCATTCATCTCCTTGGCCTGGGGAAAGAAAACATACATAGACAACATTATTAAATCAAACTTACAGCTTAAGGAGAAGATACAACACAATGCAGTTGctgagtcaacatgaaatcaaattttGAAATTAGATTTTATACAAATATTGGAGAAACACTGTCTTCGTAACCTTCCTTAACGCTccgatgctttaaaaaaaaaaaaaaggtcacaccTTGGCTGCTTGGAATAATAAGAGTTTCTTTTTtccctattatttattttcttcttttttaaaaaaaatgaaattctaCTGAACTAACTTTCTTTTGAAGTAGTAACATCTAGTTTGGGGGGATTTTAGGTTCACAAGCTGAAAAATAACTGCCCCCTTTGGTTGTTGAGTTGAacctctattttaaataaattatataacattaaTTTCCTTAAGcagaaacaataataaaaataaaatatttagattttttttagattaagcaATTTACCAAACTACTGAACGCACCTTTAAATATCCTCTTTCGGTCAAAAActtcatttcatgttgactttaaattataAAGCAATATGTTTATTACAAGTTTTGATAAAAATCACGATGACTTATTGGTTAAAACATAAATGGTGCAATGTGAGaccttaaaataaatcaaaagcagAAAGATCTGAATCTTATTTATTAAACTGTCTAATGAAACAATGAAAACAGCATTGTATAAAACCAAACGCACAAATATAATTAGCGTAAAAGTCTACTAGAGGGAAAGTAAAGCTAATTACTCATAAAATGACTTTCTCTTATCCAAGAAACACTGAAAACAAATAAACCgcagattaaaaacaaaaacatacaatacCCACAATAAATACTGGATGACGCTTTCCTTGAACCCCCTGTTGGAACTAAATTAAACTCATAacctggtaattttttttttacatttgaaatcgCAATATACAATAATTTCAAGGGGTTCAAGTTAAGTTTGACACTTTtcttatattcaaataaaaaaaaaaaggtcaaattaaaGATGGAAAGGGGAAAAACAACTATAACATGGAGGATCCTAAATTAATGAGCACCCCACACATTGTGACTACAGGCTATGGTGCCATGAAGACAACGTGAAGGCTAGAAATGACTTAATCCAGTACCTGTCAACCTGAGGATTGCTCCTGCTAGTAAAAGAGAGAGACACATGCATCAAGAAGAGCGAAAAATGACTGTAAGTATCACCTGGATAAAATCGATATTTGGTGGACAAGGAGAAAATAAAAGGAAGAGGCCCTTAAAGCTGGGTTTTAACCCCAGGATGGGTTCTTGTGGGAACCTGTCTCTCTTTATCAAAATTAGAGGTTGTGCTTGGGATCTTGACCTCCATGCAGATGTGGGCAGGGTAAGGGGACTAACCTGAGACGTAGGAGCAGGAGCAGACTCAGGTGGCAGTGCATGAGAGGACCGGCTCCGGGGTGGAGGTTTAGGAGATGCCAGTCCAGGCTGAGGGGCAGCAGCGGCTCCAGTAGACTCTTGAGGAGCAGGCTGAGGCACCAGCGAGACAGGGAAGGTGGGCTGCATTGGTGGAGGGAGCTGGGATTGTATGGGTGGGGGCAGTTGGACTTGGACTGGAGGCTGCATTGGTGACACACACTGAGGCTGCATGGGTGATATCATCTGAGGCCTCATGGGACTTGGCAGTGTCGGGGTTGgacctgacagacagacacagcatTATTACATGGCAAAAAAGttgttaaaatcataaaatatatgtataaatctggtataaaaaaaaaaaaaaaaaaaaaaaaaattatatatatatatatatatatatatataaagtttataataatttaatttaataataatgcacatattaaaaataattctaaaataatacattatcaaTATTAAGTAATtgaattactattattatcactatcattttaaaaattttaaattatttaggtAATTCAGTAACTACTGAATGTACTTTTAAATATCTTGTTTCAGTCAGAAATATGTATTACAgaaaaaaagggttaaaaaactattttaaacaatgtGTTTGTAACAAGTTTTGATAAAATTCACAATGTCTATAGACAGACCGGGGTTATTACAGTtacttaaaactaaaactaaattcaaaaccattaaaaaaataattttcattacttgtggtaaaaaaacaacaacaaaaaaaacacctttatttCAGCAAGTTGCCAAGGcataatttctatttttaatttattttagattgatgtactaaaataattaaaactgaataaaaactatataggcatttaaaacagaaactactaaaatgacaaacacaaaacaaaatgactaaaactttaaacagaaaatataaaaatatagaaacttgaattctaaaatgttataaaaaattatcGAAGAAAAACGAATAAATCATTAGAAGTGTTTAACAAACCCAGAGGCAGTTCAGATGGTTTTCTTTGGGGTTCAGGAATGTGTCTTGGTGCTCCGGGATGATTATCAGGTGAGGGTCGTGGTGCCCCAGGATGCCCCTCTGCTATGGGTCTGGGGGCCCCAGGATGAGCAGGAGGAGGTCTAGCCTGAGGAGGGACGCTGATGACTCCTGCTCGAGGTGGGATCTAAAACAGAACCATAATATTAACACAGTATTtagattcttcttcttcttctttttacaattattaaGTCTACCCACTGGCCGCGAGGCGCCTCCAGGGGCTGAACCGGTGGCTTGACCTCGACCTGAAAAACAGCCGATGCAATAATCAAACATTCagtaatatttaagaaataagtttgtaaaaatatcagaaaacctattttattaaattcacataACACATATCACATAACTACAAATGTGATAACAGAACAATACTTTACATAATAAGTTTAATCGGATGCTTTAAAAGTAAGCCTGGAAAATATCAGATCAGAGCTCCTGTCGAGAATGTAGCTCTATTTTGTGTTGAAACTAGCTTGAGGTTACAATATTCTGGCATGAGGAAGGCCCAGATATGTCCGTCAATGAAATCTTTTCTCAGTTACAGATGGTTGATGTTATTTCGGAGGACTGATGAGCGAAGGCAGTGTGTAAGAACTCACCAGCTGCATCTGCACGTGCTAATGCTGGGCTTTTTTGTCCTTTTGTCAGCATGAgggaaaaagtattaaaaaaaaatgttttgtagcaCGTTACAGCCTTTAGCTAGGGAGAAAATATATCTGTCCCAACAGACTCCTTACCTGATATAGAGATAATTTCTATAATTATCTATTCAATTACAAAAGCTACTTTGCCTAATTCAACCCATCACTTCACAATGAGACAGTAAGCCAAAATCACTGGAATACCTGAGACTTCATGCACTGTGTCACGGCAAGATGGTTGACCTGAACACCCCTGGCCCATCTAAATAAGTCTATTTCTGTTAGCAATTGCAGGAGGTCTCAAGTGATCAGGTGATCATCATACACAATAACAAACACTGCAAGAACCATCTAAAAACGAAATCTTTTCAGAAATTACCTTCATAACCGATCAGATCAAACTCTAGACTGAGAGGCTCAGCAAAGCCTTTGAAAGAAAATTCAAAATGTTtccaaaaaataacattataaacaaAAATCGGTAATTATAAGCTAAATCCACATGGCAAAATAGTTACTTAATATTTTATGACACAAAAGGGCAAATTTACAATGGGGCTCAGGAAAAGCATGAAGAAACGCAACCAAACAGAGCCCAGAACTACATCATTGTTGCATTACATCTGTCAGCCAGACATATTTCACTCTGCCAACCTAATATCAGGTGCAGCTAACCAAGTCAATAAACACTAAACAGCATTAAGAATGTAATCAACTGCTAATACACAGATTCACAGAGCTGGTTCATGTACAGCGTTACCTGCTGAATCTTTCCTAACAGGTGTGGGACTTTGCCCTCCTTCAGAAACCACAGGacattgtgaaataaatgaaacatgtattaaaaaaaaaaaataaatatatatatatatatatatatatatatatatatataatggaaaacATAGCATGTAATGTATTGGGTGTTTCAATCTCAGATAAAACTCATGACTTTTAGGGTTTTGACTTCTTGTATGAACAGTTCTTTTATGTTCATTATGTTCATCATTCCTGTGTAAAGATTCACAGCTGTACCTGAGGGTGGTGGTGGGCGCTGTGGAGGTGCAGGTCGGGGTGGTGGGGCATTGGGGCGTGGAGGAGGGGGGCGTTTTGGATCTAGTATCTGTGAAGAGGGAGCTCCAGCTGGCTGACCATCAACAGGAGAACCTgagaaaagagaggaaaaaaaaatcattctatcACAACAACCACTGTCAAATCAACAGCCTTAGTGATTTAGCTCAGCTCACAGCACTTTAAACTACACTGAagccttgacacacacacacacacacacacacacactaaaaaccgCTGAAGCACATTGGCAGCACCTCTGCACACGCCACTCATTACCTGCCAGTTCCATTCTTATGGATGCTGGGCTTAATCCTTCTTTTTGCAgtgtaaaaataaaggaaaattaaTGGACTGGAATTTTGTATGTTTAAGAGTTGAatgacaaataaacattttggcACAACTCTATAAATTTAAAATTACTACGGAGTTATGCAAGTTTTTTCCCTCTTCCACTTCCCTGATAAGGGTCTGTAAGATGTTCTTGACAGTGAGTAGACTCTTATGATCAAGAATATTTTgtacatataataatattatgaaatatttatacaacccaaaataatttatttttgtgttaatatattataaattgtaatttattcctgtaatgacaaaactgaattttcagttgccattactccagtcttcgtgTGATATGAtcctatatttaatttaattgaagtacaaatttttataacattataaatgtcattataaaTTTCTGTCAAAATATTTCagtctcactgaccccaaacttttgaacatttgtatatatatatatatatatatatatatgtatatatatatatatatatatatatatatagcaaaagaCAAAGCTAAAAATTGATAAACCCCTAAGAGTTTGTCCATGTTGAGTAGAATCAAATACTAGCACTACCCAGTGGTGGTCCAGCTGTGCGTGGAGGCGCTCTGCTGGGCCGGATGGGGGCCACAGGTTCTCCGTGGGTAGGAGAGGGGCAGGGACTGGTGTGTGGTGATGTGGCAGGGGATGCGCCCAGATCCATGCCTGCTCCAGGTTGCAGGTGCTGGGGTAAAATATCCTCAACCTCCTCATCCACGTCACCTGTCAACAAAGCAATAACAATGCAACTCCATACTGCACCAAACTTCCACACATTCCAGTTGAATTTTGGTAACATGTCACCCAAACAGGTGCCACACCTTCCATGTCATACTCTTCTCCTATGTCAGAGTTTTCTGCCAGCAGGGTAGAGCTGGTGGATGTTGGGATGCTTCCACAGATTCTCTCCACACTCATTTCCTCCTCTAGACTCTTTATCCAACCTGGACTCCTCAGACGAATGTCTATGGTCTTACCATCCACCTGCATGCAAACACATAGAgggatggtaaaaaaaaagaagaaattttagggtgccatgcaataaatacatgcatgtgaattttcatattttcaatatttaaagcTGAATCTGAACTATAGTCTCTTACAGTAGAGCCACTCAAAGATAGAGCTGCCAGAGCAGAGTATCCCTCCAAAAATGTCACCCACATTTTCTCTTCAACAAACCTgttcagtagaaaaaaaaacaaaaaacaatttttcTATGTATATGTTATTACGGTCACCAAGGTTGTGgtcatttaatcaaaaatacagtacaaacagtaatattgtgaaacatttttaaaattttaaatgactatttgctattttaatatattttaaaatgtaattcattcctgtgatgtcaaagctgaattttcattgacaaatgaacattttaaaagaacaggacttatattttgtaaaatgataaATGTCTCCATTGTAATTtttgaatgacattttaattaaatataattggaattaaattatatatataaaaaataaccagTACCTGATAAGAATAACCTCGCCAAAATTTGCAAACTTGTCCAACAGGTCGTCAATCAGtgcatcatcaaagtagtcatcGGGCCCAGACGTGCAGAGAGAGACAAGGATGGTGCCATCTGGTGGACCCTGCAGGGCGATCACTTCCTTATACACCTGATGTCTGGCCTCTGGATCCACCTCAAGTATGTCCACATCCATGATAGCCACCACAGGCCTGCAAGAAAGAAATGTTAAGAGTACAAGAACACAGATTCCTAAACTTAAAAGCACCTGTGGCCCACACAAACAAacgaaacattttaaaaatcacttgATATTTTAATAGACTAGCGTCATTTAGTTTTGGTGATGCGAGAGTGGGTATTCTTAATTCCGGTTTCTGTGACGTTTGCATTTACTGTAAGGGGAAACTCATACGAAACTCATTCCTTCATTCACCTGACCCACAACATACGTAAGCTTCAAATACCACTGGCTcaaataacatatataatatagtaaTGATAGCAATGTAGATCTTAGTTGCAtttaagtgatattataaatcctgtaaacatatatagAAGGTATGATTCAGTTTTTTTCCAGCTCTCTGCACTGACTTTTAGGAAAAATGGAAGTATCTTTCTTTATCCATTCTTGCTGATCGGAAATCCAACATCCCTTGACAGCCTCCTGCAGTACCTCTGAGGCCCAGTGGAGGGCAAATAAAACATTGCAGATGGAAAATTCAAAAGGCGTTGTGCTGGCCTTATTCTCTCTCACCTGTGATCAGAGGTTTTGAGCTCTGCTCTACCATAATACTTGAGCTCTCCAGGGCTCCATGGGTACTGATCCTCCTCATTCACTGAGGCTCCTACTACATTCAACTCCAACTCTTccgctgaaacacacacacacacacacacgcacacacacacacacgcacacacacacacacacacacacacacacacacacacacacacacacacacacacacacacacacacacacacacacacacacaggcagatctagtcaaaaatgtaactttaagaTTAGCTTATTCTGTTGTATACTGCATTTGAAGTTTGGTTGGTAGGTGaggatattttattaatataattctcACCAGTTTTATCAAAGTTCCACTTCCTTCTCTTCCACAACACACGGTCAGTCCAGGCTGGTGTGCGGCACTTCTCACTGGTGTCGTAGTCCTCCGAAAACAGGTCATATTTATAAGTGGGCGCAAAATCCAGCTTCCCTTCAATAAAGCCCCTAAAAATCTGAAATGTGAATAAAATGGAGAAATCGTTTAATAgagtgacaaaaaaacaaaacaaaattccacAGATTTTTCCCTAATGTACCTGTCCAGCATTCTTCTGCTCCAGCAACTGATCTCCAGCAATCAGTGCATCCCACTTCTCCTGTCTGATCAGTTCCTTTGTCTCTTCATTGGGAATATTTATTCGGTAATTGAAGTCTCCACACCAGAATACATAATCATGGGAGTACAGGAGACGgccctaataaataaaaaaaatcttatttaagaatagtatttttaatatgttttctattatttgcatataaaaaaaaaattatatatatatatatatatatatatatatatatatacacacacacacacacacacacacacacatatattacatctaacatttattataatgtatttaaataacattaatacattACAATCAGTAATACATAACAATTAAAAGAAGAAGGTGTTCATAAGTGGAACAGAAGTAACAGATATTTTTTGAATCACAAATGAATTACCATGGGGAAGGACAGTTTGCGTGCAATTTCATTGTAGTCGTCGTTCCTCTCTTTGACCTGTGACTGGCCAGCAGCAAAGTGAGAGCACACAAAACAGATGCTGGTGGTGTGAAAGAGCATGCGAATAGCCACACCCCCTTTATTACCAGTGGCTCCACCCATCCCAGTCTTCACTGTGTCCACAGCAACGTCCCTATGTGAGGAAAACTCACAATATGAGAATAATTTCTAATCCTTTTAAACATCTGAAACTAGATTGATTTGACAAGCACAAAATGAAGGCAAGTGTGTGTGAGAATACCTGATGAATGGTGCATGCTGAGGACGTATGAAGACGAACAGACACACACCCACCAGCTGCTCTGAGGCCAGCAGCACGTATTTGTGCTCTCGTGAGATGTTCTTCTGCAGTTCTGCAGCCCACAGCTTCTGATTAGTAGTGCTAATAGGGAGGAAAGAGAAGTTAAATAGTTCTCACAAATTCAGACTCAAATACTGATTGAAAGAAAAGTGAACTGGGTAGCACATCACAACTACTGGCACTAACCAAAGGAAGTTTTGCTTCTGCTTACTATTTAACTACAGTCCAGTGAACTTCAAAATCTCTAACGTCAAGTTACTTCTTACCTTGCGCTGACGATATTTCCAGCATTCAGCTCTACCATTTCCTCAAAGCCAATAGCAAAGATGTCCACTGGGTTAGATTTTCCATCTGCATGACAAAACGGTGATCTTGGACTCTGATACATTTAAGCCACTTAAGTATTTGCACTAGTTTTATTAGTCACTGACTGATAATAAAACAAAGCAACCTCATTTCCTTTCAAAGTATCATTTGCATTGTCTTTGCATCAACACATACCCTGGAATTCTGGGTGGCCGGCCTTCTTAGGGGCATCCAGAAGCCAGTCATTGAGCGTGTGGTTACGAAACGCAATACTGCGGAACTGCTTGCCCCCGTTCACGTTCCATGTACCCACACACACTCTGATCTTCTTGGGACGTGTGTACTTGAAGTGGTTCTGACACATGCCCAGAAGCACTCTGGGAGAGGCTAAAATCAGAAAGCGTGAGACATTTATCAAAAACCTACATCCAGATGATCAATGATAATAATATCATATTTTGGCCAGAGTTCACAAAAAGAAAATGCAGAGCATATGACATCGCCCAAACACACCAAAAAGATGAAATTCTGTCCTTGAAAGTTGGACAATAAGATAGGACACATTTAAAACGACtacacagcaaaaaaacaaaaaaaaacacactgtacAATGTCAGAGGCGCCAAAATAAACAGTGAGTTTATGATACAGGGAACCATAAACATTTATAGATTTATTGCTGGTATATGTATACTGTACCTGACTGTAAAATAGGCTCAGTGactaacattgtaagcattaaggagaaaaagaaagaaaaagagagagagtggtTCAAGTTAGCCGTTAAGACAGATAACAGCATTAGTCCTCTTGTTCAACACTAATCTCACACCCAAAGCAGCCGGGAGCCATAGATTAGCACGCTAGCATAATGAAATGCATTCAGATCCACAGGATGAAATCAGTCCACTACAGCAGACTGATCACATTAAAACCGTAACCACAAAAACAAGATACCAAAGGTGGAAATCTTGTTTGAAATCATCAATACCTGAAGTCCTGAAGTCAGTAAAATCGGTATAGTTTAATATGCATTTGCTAGGTATTTTATATGTATTCCTTCATGGGCAatgtatttacaatatatttatattaagaaaatcacactaatactatatttatatttgatttgactAATATTATCATTGCCCTGGTTGATTTCTGACTCTGGATTGTGGTGGTGTAAATCATACCGTACAGGCTGCCGGTTGTGAGGAGGGCTCGTGCCTTATCTGCCAGGTCACTGTTCAGTGTGCTGCCCAGTCTCAGGATGTCAATGGCTTCCTGTTTAGAGCTGTCAAAGAAGTTGTTCTGAATGGTTCTGGTGACTGAGCGAGCGCCGTCTTTTAGCTTTCCACCctacagaaagaaaaaacaaaaccaaactgTTCATCTAAAATAGTTACAGTTGGGAACAACAaaactatcaaaaataaaaaacaaaacaaaggaaacaTTCATGTATTCAAAGGGACATGACAgcaatactaataatatttcttTGCAGCCAGCTAAATGAGGCTTGGTGTTTGAGGCCTAGCTGAGAGAGAGTTTACAGGCCTTTATAACAGTCTGTAAAGAAACCGAATTAAAGTTGAGAGCACAGCCCTACAGTAATCTTTCTCTACTAACATGAACCAACACAAAACAGCAGA includes these proteins:
- the LOC128021173 gene encoding synaptojanin-1 isoform X2; its protein translation is MAFSKGYRIYHKLDPPPYSVIVETRNREECLMFETGAVAVLSAAEKETIKTAYTKMLDAYGILGVLRLNLGESMLHSLVVVTGCSSVGKVQDSEVFRVTGTDFVSLKNDPSDEDRIADVRKVLNSGNFYFAWSSTGVSLDLSLNAHRRIREDISDNRFFWNQSLHLHLKHYGVNCDDWLLRLMCGGVEIRTIYAGHKQAKACVISRLSSERAGTRFNVRGTNDDGQVANFVETEQVVFLDDKVSSFIQIRGSIPLFWEQPGIQKHSFKGIMLQLNQSREAKGQHGNQQLVGSHRVKLSRGFEANAPAFERHVSALRKLYGRQVIINLLGMKEGENMLSKAFQSHLKASEHANAVRMLNFDYHQMVKGGKTDKLNTVLKPQISKFLEECGFFYYSEEAGIQRCQTGTIRSNCLDCLDRTNSVQAFIALEMLPKQLKDMGLTEKPQLVARFQEVFRSMWSINGDSVSKIYAGTGALDGKAKGGKLKDGARSVTRTIQNNFFDSSKQEAIDILRLGSTLNSDLADKARALLTTGSLYASPRVLLGMCQNHFKYTRPKKIRVCVGTWNVNGGKQFRSIAFRNHTLNDWLLDAPKKAGHPEFQDGKSNPVDIFAIGFEEMVELNAGNIVSASTTNQKLWAAELQKNISREHKYVLLASEQLVGVCLFVFIRPQHAPFIRDVAVDTVKTGMGGATGNKGGVAIRMLFHTTSICFVCSHFAAGQSQVKERNDDYNEIARKLSFPMGRLLYSHDYVFWCGDFNYRINIPNEETKELIRQEKWDALIAGDQLLEQKNAGQIFRGFIEGKLDFAPTYKYDLFSEDYDTSEKCRTPAWTDRVLWKRRKWNFDKTAEELELNVVGASVNEEDQYPWSPGELKYYGRAELKTSDHRPVVAIMDVDILEVDPEARHQVYKEVIALQGPPDGTILVSLCTSGPDDYFDDALIDDLLDKFANFGEVILIRFVEEKMWVTFLEGYSALAALSLSGSTVDGKTIDIRLRSPGWIKSLEEEMSVERICGSIPTSTSSTLLAENSDIGEEYDMEGDVDEEVEDILPQHLQPGAGMDLGASPATSPHTSPCPSPTHGEPVAPIRPSRAPPRTAGPPLGSPVDGQPAGAPSSQILDPKRPPPPRPNAPPPRPAPPQRPPPPSGQKSPALARADAAGRGQATGSAPGGASRPIPPRAGVISVPPQARPPPAHPGAPRPIAEGHPGAPRPSPDNHPGAPRHIPEPQRKPSELPLGPTPTLPSPMRPQMISPMQPQCVSPMQPPVQVQLPPPIQSQLPPPMQPTFPVSLVPQPAPQESTGAAAAPQPGLASPKPPPRSRSSHALPPESAPAPTSQAKEMNGVKREAQWKQDPFHTLNTQSLFQNTLFSASLPRSSSSCTLSPSSSSTFPSSLSLFSASDTSSTPCLLLPPVPSRSKSQETLCSSPSPFLAEAQPRPSSTNFFTGNLLSSPRRALTPDFYTQQQSQEASPGLSRAMSAVVHSSTLPPSFSRQQSLVPAPTVAPAKQIQEWVTFDDDSDFSRKAGGSGPPLIPSSLPFPQPQSSIPSSGFGINGNWTSLPTSAFPMIPPPIPTRTNTSIKNAHIPSRNEFTER
- the LOC128021173 gene encoding synaptojanin-1 isoform X3, giving the protein MAFSKGYRIYHKLDPPPYSVIVETRNREECLMFETGAVAVLSAAEKETIKTAYTKMLDAYGILGVLRLNLGESMLHSLVVVTGCSSVGKVQDSEVFRVTGTDFVSLKNDPSDEDRIADVRKVLNSGNFYFAWSSTGVSLDLSLNAHRRIREDISDNRFFWNQSLHLHLKHYGVNCDDWLLRLMCGGVEIRTIYAGHKQAKACVISRLSSERAGTRFNVRGTNDDGQVANFVETEQVVFLDDKVSSFIQIRGSIPLFWEQPGIQVGSHRVKLSRGFEANAPAFERHVSALRKLYGRQVIINLLGMKEGENMLSKAFQSHLKASEHANAVRMLNFDYHQMVKGGKTDKLNTVLKPQISKFLEECGFFYYSEEAGIQRCQTGTIRSNCLDCLDRTNSVQAFIALEMLPKQLKDMGLTEKPQLVARFQEVFRSMWSINGDSVSKIYAGTGALDGKAKGGKLKDGARSVTRTIQNNFFDSSKQEAIDILRLGSTLNSDLADKARALLTTGSLYVTEPILQSASPRVLLGMCQNHFKYTRPKKIRVCVGTWNVNGGKQFRSIAFRNHTLNDWLLDAPKKAGHPEFQDGKSNPVDIFAIGFEEMVELNAGNIVSASTTNQKLWAAELQKNISREHKYVLLASEQLVGVCLFVFIRPQHAPFIRDVAVDTVKTGMGGATGNKGGVAIRMLFHTTSICFVCSHFAAGQSQVKERNDDYNEIARKLSFPMGRLLYSHDYVFWCGDFNYRINIPNEETKELIRQEKWDALIAGDQLLEQKNAGQIFRGFIEGKLDFAPTYKYDLFSEDYDTSEKCRTPAWTDRVLWKRRKWNFDKTAEELELNVVGASVNEEDQYPWSPGELKYYGRAELKTSDHRPVVAIMDVDILEVDPEARHQVYKEVIALQGPPDGTILVSLCTSGPDDYFDDALIDDLLDKFANFGEVILIRFVEEKMWVTFLEGYSALAALSLSGSTVDGKTIDIRLRSPGWIKSLEEEMSVERICGSIPTSTSSTLLAENSDIGEEYDMEGDVDEEVEDILPQHLQPGAGMDLGASPATSPHTSPCPSPTHGEPVAPIRPSRAPPRTAGPPLGSPVDGQPAGAPSSQILDPKRPPPPRPNAPPPRPAPPQRPPPPSGQKSPALARADAAGRGQATGSAPGGASRPIPPRAGVISVPPQARPPPAHPGAPRPIAEGHPGAPRPSPDNHPGAPRHIPEPQRKPSELPLGPTPTLPSPMRPQMISPMQPQCVSPMQPPVQVQLPPPIQSQLPPPMQPTFPVSLVPQPAPQESTGAAAAPQPGLASPKPPPRSRSSHALPPESAPAPTSQAKEMNGVKREAQWKQDPFHTLNTQSLFQNTLFSASLPRSSSSCTLSPSSSSTFPSSLSLFSASDTSSTPCLLLPPVPSRSKSQETLCSSPSPFLAEAQPRPSSTNFFTGNLLSSPRRALTPDFYTQQQSQEASPGLSRAMSAVVHSSTLPPSFSRQQSLVPAPTVAPAKQIQEWVTFDDDSDFSRKAGGSGPPLIPSSLPFPQPQSSIPSSGFGINGNWTSLPTSAFPMIPPPIPTRTNTSIKNAHIPSRNEFTER